Proteins encoded together in one Yersinia mollaretii ATCC 43969 window:
- the selB gene encoding selenocysteine-specific translation elongation factor, which translates to MIIATAGHVDHGKTTLLQAITGVDADRLPEEKQRGMTIDLGYAYWPQPDGTPLGFIDVPGHEKFLANMLAGVGGIDHALLVVACDDGVMAQTREHLAILRLTGRPTLTVALTKADRVDDERIAQVHQQVMAELAAQGWPPEQVTLFVTAATAGRGISELREHLAQCHQQGAEHGRLQRRFRLAIDRAFSVKGAGLVVTGTALAGKVAVGDTLWLTGSDCPVRVRGIHAQNQNTQQAQAGQRIALNISGDISKAQINRGDWLLAQQPPEAVDRVLVVVDADVPIQHWQPLHLHHAASHITGRFSLLTNPSSPDDISPGGKSPVILAELLLDNPLWLAENDRLILRDIAAKKTLGGARVIHLAVPKRGKRQPAYLAWLTALAQASTDREVLDLHLAQGPVSLRGFSWARQLAESEMAVLLAGTESVVAGDIVLSQPHAQQAQQTLLHVLCLYYQQHGDQLGLGRARLRRMALPTLDEGLVFRLIDHLLAQGALKNCRGWLHLPAHGLEFTEQEQAQWLQVAPYFADAPWWVRDLAAELHMDEGDMRVLLRKAAQLGYITAIVPDRYYLSQRIEQFADLVRELDATQGSACAADFRDRLGVGRKLAIQILEFFDRSGFTRRRGNDHLLRDRGLFSATN; encoded by the coding sequence ATGATTATTGCTACAGCAGGCCATGTTGACCATGGCAAAACCACACTTTTGCAGGCGATTACTGGGGTTGATGCTGACCGCCTGCCGGAAGAAAAACAGCGCGGGATGACCATTGATCTCGGCTATGCCTATTGGCCGCAACCTGACGGCACCCCTCTTGGATTTATTGATGTCCCCGGTCACGAGAAGTTTTTAGCCAATATGCTGGCAGGCGTGGGCGGTATTGATCATGCCTTGCTGGTGGTGGCGTGTGATGATGGCGTGATGGCGCAAACTCGCGAGCATCTGGCGATTTTACGGCTCACAGGCCGCCCGACCCTCACCGTCGCGCTGACCAAAGCGGATCGCGTTGATGATGAACGCATCGCGCAGGTCCATCAGCAGGTGATGGCAGAACTGGCCGCACAAGGCTGGCCGCCAGAGCAGGTGACCCTGTTTGTGACTGCCGCCACCGCCGGCCGGGGCATCAGCGAATTGCGCGAACATCTGGCGCAATGCCATCAGCAAGGCGCGGAGCATGGCCGATTACAGCGCCGTTTTCGCCTCGCGATTGACCGTGCATTTAGTGTCAAAGGGGCCGGTTTGGTGGTCACGGGCACGGCACTGGCGGGCAAGGTGGCGGTGGGTGACACCCTCTGGCTCACGGGCAGTGACTGCCCAGTGCGGGTGCGCGGCATTCATGCCCAAAATCAAAATACCCAGCAGGCGCAAGCGGGCCAACGTATTGCCCTGAATATCAGCGGCGATATCAGCAAGGCGCAGATCAATCGTGGCGACTGGCTGTTAGCGCAGCAACCGCCTGAGGCGGTGGATCGCGTGCTGGTGGTGGTCGATGCCGACGTGCCGATACAGCATTGGCAGCCACTGCATCTACACCATGCCGCCAGCCACATTACCGGACGTTTTTCGCTACTGACGAATCCATCATCTCCTGACGATATCTCCCCCGGCGGAAAATCTCCCGTGATTCTGGCCGAGCTATTGCTGGATAACCCGTTGTGGCTGGCCGAGAATGACCGCCTTATTCTGCGGGATATTGCGGCGAAGAAAACCTTAGGCGGCGCGCGGGTGATCCATCTGGCGGTGCCGAAACGCGGTAAACGTCAACCAGCCTATTTAGCCTGGTTAACGGCGCTAGCGCAGGCCAGCACTGACCGCGAGGTGCTGGATTTGCATTTAGCGCAAGGGCCAGTCTCTTTGCGTGGCTTCAGTTGGGCGCGTCAACTGGCTGAATCGGAGATGGCGGTGTTGCTGGCGGGGACCGAGAGTGTGGTCGCCGGAGATATCGTGCTGTCGCAGCCTCATGCTCAGCAAGCGCAGCAAACCCTGCTGCATGTCTTGTGCCTCTATTATCAGCAGCATGGCGATCAGTTGGGGTTAGGGCGCGCGCGTTTGCGGCGTATGGCACTGCCGACGCTGGATGAAGGGCTGGTCTTTCGGCTGATTGATCATCTGCTGGCGCAGGGGGCGTTAAAAAACTGCCGTGGCTGGTTGCATCTGCCCGCGCATGGGCTGGAGTTTACCGAGCAAGAACAGGCACAGTGGCTGCAAGTCGCCCCCTATTTTGCCGATGCCCCTTGGTGGGTACGTGATTTAGCGGCTGAGCTGCACATGGATGAAGGCGATATGCGCGTGTTGCTCCGTAAAGCGGCGCAACTGGGCTACATCACGGCCATCGTGCCGGATCGCTACTATCTGAGTCAGCGCATTGAGCAGTTCGCCGATTTGGTCCGTGAGTTGGACGCCACTCAGGGCAGCGCCTGCGCCGCAGACTTCCGCGACCGACTGGGTGTGGGCCGCAAACTGGCGATTCAAATTCTCGAATTCTTTGACCGCAGCGGCTTTACTCGCCGCCGAGGCAATGACCATTTACTGCGCGACCGTGGGCTATTTTCAGCTACGAATTGA
- the otnI gene encoding 2-oxo-tetronate isomerase — translation MPKFAANLSMMFTEVPFLARFKAAADAGFKAVEFLFPYDYPADQLAAQLRQHGLHLALFNTPPGQPQSGEWGLAALPGREVQARQDIDRALEYALALNCHSIHVMAGIVPPTADRAAYQQTFISNIRYAAEQCAPHQINILIEALSPQVKPHYLFSSQYQTHDLLSLIDRGNVFMQLDLFHAQLVDGNLTQIIEHFAGRYAHIQIASVPHRHEPDSGEINYPYLFDLLDKIGYRGWIGCEYHPKTDTLAGLGWVKKYLNS, via the coding sequence ATGCCCAAGTTTGCCGCTAACTTATCGATGATGTTTACTGAAGTGCCATTTTTGGCGCGCTTTAAAGCCGCTGCCGATGCCGGTTTTAAGGCGGTGGAGTTTTTGTTTCCCTATGACTATCCCGCTGACCAATTAGCCGCTCAATTGCGACAGCACGGCTTACATTTGGCGCTGTTTAATACCCCGCCTGGTCAGCCACAGAGTGGCGAGTGGGGTTTGGCGGCGCTGCCGGGTCGAGAGGTGCAGGCGCGGCAAGATATCGATCGGGCACTGGAGTATGCCCTCGCCTTAAACTGCCATTCAATCCATGTGATGGCCGGAATTGTGCCGCCCACTGCCGATCGGGCCGCTTATCAACAGACATTTATCAGCAACATCCGCTACGCGGCAGAGCAGTGCGCCCCACATCAGATTAACATTTTGATTGAAGCGCTCAGCCCGCAGGTGAAACCCCACTATCTGTTTTCCAGCCAATATCAGACCCACGATCTGCTGTCATTAATTGACCGTGGCAATGTCTTTATGCAATTGGATTTGTTCCACGCACAGTTGGTGGACGGTAACCTAACGCAGATTATTGAGCATTTTGCCGGGCGCTACGCCCATATCCAGATAGCCTCGGTCCCCCATCGCCATGAGCCGGACAGTGGAGAGATCAACTACCCTTATCTGTTCGATTTACTGGATAAGATTGGCTATCGAGGCTGGATCGGCTGTGAATATCACCCCAAAACCGACACCTTGGCCGGATTGGGGTGGGTCAAGAAATATCTCAATTCGTAG
- the selA gene encoding L-seryl-tRNA(Sec) selenium transferase, with protein MSTEPHTLYSQLPAIDRLLREPAMAPLLAEYGPALLTDTLRQMQSEAREYISQFHSLADWCADWPAALRQRLNQRQPALKPVFNLSGTVLHTNLGRAALAESAIAAVNDAMRGAVTLEYSLSGAGRGHRDRAVADLLCELTGAEDACIVNNNAAAVFLMLTVMATGKQVVVSRGELVEIGGAFRIPDVMRQAGCELVEVGTTNRTHLKDYRQAINEQTGLLMKVHTSNYHIEGFAAAVAESQLVALGQEFAIPTATDLGSGSLVDMTRYGLPAEPMPQQLIAAGVDLVTFSGDKLLGGPQAGIILGKKEWIERLQQHPLKRALRADKMTLAALDATLRLYQQPDRLTELLPTMRLLTRPAQAIAESAQRVLAALSDRYSADFTLAVEPCLSQIGSGSLPVDRLPSWAVTLTPNDGSGRTLEALTARWRGLAKPVIGRVADGRLWLDLRCLEDEAALLRELAP; from the coding sequence ATGAGCACTGAACCACACACTCTTTACAGCCAGTTACCGGCCATTGACCGCCTACTACGGGAGCCAGCCATGGCCCCGTTACTGGCAGAATATGGCCCCGCGCTGTTAACCGATACTCTGCGCCAGATGCAATCTGAAGCCCGCGAATACATTAGCCAGTTTCATTCGCTGGCTGATTGGTGTGCGGACTGGCCTGCGGCCTTGCGTCAGCGGCTAAATCAACGTCAGCCCGCGCTAAAACCCGTCTTTAACCTCTCCGGCACGGTACTGCACACCAATTTGGGACGTGCGGCACTGGCGGAATCTGCTATTGCGGCGGTGAATGATGCCATGCGCGGAGCGGTCACCCTTGAATACTCCCTGAGTGGCGCGGGCCGTGGGCATCGTGATCGGGCGGTGGCGGATCTGCTCTGCGAACTGACAGGCGCGGAAGATGCTTGCATCGTCAATAACAATGCCGCTGCGGTGTTTTTGATGCTGACGGTGATGGCGACGGGCAAGCAGGTGGTCGTGTCGCGTGGTGAGCTGGTGGAGATTGGCGGCGCGTTTCGCATCCCTGATGTGATGCGGCAGGCGGGTTGTGAGCTGGTGGAGGTCGGCACCACTAATCGCACTCACCTGAAAGATTACCGTCAGGCGATCAATGAGCAGACTGGCCTGCTGATGAAAGTGCACACCAGCAATTACCACATTGAGGGCTTCGCCGCAGCAGTGGCCGAATCGCAACTGGTGGCTTTGGGGCAGGAGTTTGCCATCCCCACTGCCACTGATCTCGGGAGTGGTTCGCTGGTGGACATGACCCGCTACGGCTTACCGGCAGAGCCGATGCCACAACAGTTAATTGCCGCAGGGGTGGATTTGGTCACCTTCTCCGGCGACAAACTGTTGGGCGGGCCGCAGGCGGGGATAATTCTCGGCAAAAAAGAGTGGATCGAACGCTTACAGCAGCATCCGCTCAAGCGGGCACTGCGGGCGGATAAAATGACGCTCGCCGCGCTGGATGCCACTTTGCGCCTCTATCAGCAACCCGATCGGCTCACTGAGTTGCTGCCCACCATGCGGCTACTGACCCGTCCGGCGCAGGCCATCGCGGAGAGCGCTCAGCGGGTGCTGGCGGCGCTGAGTGATCGCTACAGCGCTGACTTTACCTTGGCGGTGGAACCCTGTTTATCACAAATCGGTAGCGGCTCATTACCGGTTGACCGCTTACCCAGTTGGGCCGTAACCTTGACACCTAACGATGGCAGTGGACGCACGCTGGAAGCACTCACCGCGCGCTGGCGTGGATTGGCTAAGCCAGTGATTGGCCGCGTGGCTGATGGGCGTCTATGGTTAGATTTGCGCTGCTTGGAGGATGAAGCCGCGTTGCTCAGGGAATTGGCACCATGA
- the ygbI gene encoding DNA-binding transcriptional repressor YgbI translates to MIPVERHQQIVALVAERGAISIAELTERLHVSHMTIRRDVQKLEQQGMVLSVSGGIQLPEKLVFEPSHQDKEGMYSRQKAAIGELASQQIPDNSCIYLDAGTTTLALARHLAERQDLLVVTNDFVIANYLMESGQCELIHTGGRVCRENRSCVGEAAAQALRNLSIDIAFISASSWSMRGLSTPSEDKVAVKKAIVEASRKRMLLCDTSKYGKIATYLALPMTVFDTIITDEGLPVTALETLEQTGINLLIAKTPTP, encoded by the coding sequence GTGATACCTGTTGAACGGCATCAACAAATAGTGGCGCTGGTGGCTGAACGTGGCGCAATCAGCATTGCCGAACTGACTGAGCGCCTGCATGTCTCCCATATGACCATCCGCCGCGATGTGCAAAAACTGGAGCAACAAGGGATGGTGCTCTCGGTTTCCGGCGGGATTCAGTTACCGGAAAAACTGGTGTTTGAGCCTTCTCATCAAGATAAAGAGGGAATGTACAGCCGCCAGAAAGCCGCGATTGGTGAGTTGGCGTCCCAGCAAATACCGGATAATAGCTGCATTTATCTGGATGCGGGCACCACCACTCTGGCACTGGCACGGCATTTGGCGGAGCGGCAGGATCTGCTGGTGGTCACCAATGATTTTGTGATTGCCAACTACCTGATGGAGTCCGGCCAGTGTGAGTTGATTCATACCGGTGGGCGGGTGTGCCGTGAAAACCGCTCCTGCGTGGGCGAGGCGGCAGCACAGGCGCTGCGGAATCTGTCGATAGATATTGCCTTTATCTCGGCCTCTTCATGGAGTATGCGCGGCCTTTCAACGCCCAGCGAAGATAAAGTCGCGGTAAAAAAAGCCATTGTGGAAGCCAGCCGTAAGCGGATGTTACTTTGCGACACTTCAAAATACGGCAAGATAGCCACCTATCTGGCGCTGCCGATGACGGTCTTCGACACCATCATTACGGATGAGGGCTTGCCGGTTACTGCCTTGGAAACCCTTGAGCAGACTGGGATCAATCTGCTGATCGCCAAAACTCCCACACCGTGA
- the otnK gene encoding 3-oxo-tetronate kinase — MRLGVIADDFTGATDIASFLVNNGMTAIQFNGIPENPPQADAQARVVSLKSRSCPVDQAVSQSLAALQWLQQQGCTQFYFKYCSTFDSTPQGNIGPVIDALLAALGERHTVISPALPVNGRTVYQGYLFVMDQLLAESGMRNHPVTPMKESHLLRLIEAQAQGRAGLVPASVMDLGAEAVAQQLQQLYDNGVSYAVLDCLNESHLLTQGRALHNMKLVTGGSGLAMGLAHHWATTTPPSSSATAAGNPQGRRAVVLSGSCSTMTNQQVAAYQQQAPAKAIDIAQCIGSEAQRAVYAEQLSQWVQSQDADTLAPLVYATAQPAVLQQIQQQYGREIASQGIEQLFALLAVHLQQAGFTRFIVAGGETSGVVCQALAIDAFHIGPSISPGVPWVKSINPNTPISLALKSGNFGDEDFFARAQWEFPV, encoded by the coding sequence ATGAGATTAGGGGTCATTGCTGATGACTTTACCGGTGCCACAGATATTGCCAGTTTTCTGGTCAATAATGGGATGACGGCGATCCAATTCAATGGTATCCCTGAGAACCCGCCGCAAGCGGATGCTCAAGCGCGAGTTGTCAGTCTGAAATCTCGCTCTTGCCCGGTGGATCAGGCGGTGTCGCAATCGCTGGCCGCCTTACAGTGGCTGCAACAACAGGGCTGCACTCAGTTTTACTTCAAATACTGTTCCACCTTCGACAGCACCCCGCAGGGCAATATTGGCCCGGTGATTGATGCGCTGTTGGCCGCCCTCGGGGAGCGCCACACCGTGATCTCTCCTGCTCTGCCCGTGAATGGGCGCACTGTTTATCAGGGTTACCTGTTTGTGATGGATCAGTTGTTGGCTGAATCAGGGATGAGAAACCACCCCGTGACGCCGATGAAAGAGAGCCATCTGCTGCGGCTGATTGAAGCGCAAGCACAAGGTCGCGCAGGGCTGGTGCCTGCCAGTGTGATGGATCTGGGCGCAGAGGCGGTTGCTCAGCAGCTACAACAGTTGTATGACAATGGCGTCAGTTACGCAGTACTGGATTGCCTGAATGAGTCACATCTGTTGACCCAAGGCCGGGCGCTGCACAATATGAAGCTGGTGACGGGCGGTTCTGGGCTGGCGATGGGTCTGGCCCACCACTGGGCCACCACCACCCCGCCATCCTCCTCCGCCACGGCGGCGGGCAATCCGCAAGGGCGACGAGCTGTGGTGCTGTCGGGTTCCTGCTCTACCATGACCAACCAACAAGTGGCAGCGTATCAGCAGCAAGCCCCCGCCAAAGCCATCGACATCGCCCAGTGCATCGGGAGTGAAGCACAGCGAGCGGTTTATGCCGAACAGCTCAGCCAATGGGTGCAATCCCAAGACGCAGACACTCTCGCCCCGCTGGTCTACGCCACCGCCCAACCCGCTGTGTTACAGCAGATTCAGCAGCAGTATGGCAGGGAGATAGCCAGTCAGGGCATTGAACAGCTATTTGCGCTACTGGCGGTGCACTTACAGCAGGCGGGTTTCACGCGCTTTATTGTTGCGGGAGGCGAAACCTCTGGCGTGGTGTGTCAGGCACTGGCAATCGACGCCTTCCACATTGGCCCCAGCATCTCCCCCGGCGTACCTTGGGTGAAGTCCATCAACCCCAACACCCCAATTTCACTGGCGTTAAAATCAGGTAATTTTGGCGACGAGGACTTTTTCGCCAGAGCACAATGGGAGTTCCCGGTATGA
- the otnC gene encoding 3-oxo-tetronate 4-phosphate decarboxylase: MSDLSTTIEDSTLNEQQARDSLVRLGASFFQRGYATGSAGNLSLQLADGSILATPTGSCLGELLPERLSRVSLQGEWLSGDKPSKEVSFHLALYHNNPECKAVVHLHSTYLTALSCLQDLDPRNAIKPFTPYLVMRVGKLPVVPYYRPGDKRLGEDLARLAPHHTAFLLANHGSVVIGKDLRAAADNTEELEETAKLIFTLGERKIRYLTDDEVAELRS; encoded by the coding sequence ATGAGTGACCTTTCCACGACGATTGAAGATTCCACCCTCAATGAACAGCAGGCGCGTGACAGTTTGGTGCGTTTAGGTGCCTCGTTTTTTCAGCGCGGTTATGCCACCGGATCAGCAGGTAATCTCTCTTTACAACTGGCGGATGGCTCTATTCTGGCGACCCCCACCGGTTCTTGTCTGGGGGAGTTACTGCCTGAGCGGCTGTCGAGGGTGAGCTTACAGGGGGAGTGGCTATCGGGTGATAAACCGTCGAAAGAGGTGAGTTTTCATCTGGCGCTCTACCATAACAACCCTGAATGCAAAGCCGTGGTTCATCTGCACAGCACCTATCTAACAGCCCTCTCTTGCCTGCAAGATTTGGACCCGCGCAATGCCATCAAGCCCTTCACCCCTTATCTGGTGATGCGGGTCGGCAAACTGCCCGTGGTGCCCTATTATCGCCCAGGGGATAAGCGCTTAGGTGAGGATCTGGCGCGGCTGGCCCCTCATCACACCGCCTTTTTGTTGGCTAATCATGGCTCGGTGGTGATCGGCAAAGACCTGCGCGCGGCGGCAGACAATACCGAAGAGCTGGAAGAGACCGCCAAGCTGATTTTCACCCTCGGCGAGCGCAAAATACGCTATCTAACCGATGACGAAGTTGCCGAATTACGGAGTTGA